The DNA region GTCGCGCTCGACGTAGAAGGCGACGGCATCGCGCAGGCTGTGCATCTTGCCGTTATGGAAGAAGCTCTGCCGCAAGGCGACGTTGCGCAGCGACGGCGTCTTGAACAGCCCGCAGTATTCGGGCTTCCCGGCGAGATCGGTGCGTAAGGGACCGCACACGCCGAGATCGAAGAATTTGGGATCGGCATTGGCCGGGATGGCCGCGTTGCGCGGCACGCCGATCGCAATCAGACCGTAGTCGGTGAACTGCGGCGGCGTGCCGTCATTGCCGGGACTGCTGCGGTGGCAATTGCCGCAATTGCCTTTGGCCGGATCGTTGAAGAGGGCGAGGCCACGCGCTTCTTGCGGGGAGAGCTGCGCGCGGCCGGCAAGGTAAGCGTCGTACTTGCTGCTGTACGGGTAGAAGTCGCGCCACGACTGTTGGAAGACGTCGAGCGCGTGACCGATCGCGGCGGCCGCCTTCTTGCCGTCGTTGAAGATGTCGCTGCCGTAAAGCGCGCGCATGTCGTCGGCAAAGCCTGCCTGCCGGGCGCGCGCGGCGAGCGCATCGGCGTTCTCATTTGCCATCTCCACCGCGGAGAATAAGGGAAACAGCGCTTGGTCGCGGCGCTGGTCCATGCGGCCGTCCCACGTCAGGCCGCCGGTCGGGCCGTTGTCGACGCTGCCGTCGCCTTCGTCGTCCGCTTCGAAATAATGCTCGGTGAACGGCGGCACCGCCTGCAGGTATTTGAGGGAGGGTGCCGCGCGTAAGCCTGGCTGCCGCATGTCTTGGCCGCCGCGCTGGACGGGCAACGCATTCGCCGGCGCAAAGCCGTGCGCCGGATCGTGGCAGCTCGCGCAAGCCATCTGCCCCGAAGCGGAGAGGCTGGGATCGAAGAACATCCTGCGCCCGAGCGCTTCGAGCGCCGCCGCGCGCGCATAGGCTTGGTGGCGCGTCAGGCCGGCGTCCTCGGCGCCGGCCATACCGAGGCCAAGCGCCAGAACCAACGCAACACATGCGACCTTGGTCGAATAGAAGGGGCGGAGCACGGATGAAGGACCGTTCGGCCGGAGGGCCCAACCTGGAACGGCACCATGACACTAAATTGACAGCGCGGGGCGGTGCCCCGCTGCGGGTTCATCCGCCTGCCACACAACGCGACCTATCATCGCGCCTCGGGGCGGTCCATTCGTTTATTTCGAGGAGACATTATGAAGCGATCGGTTCTGGCTTTGGCGCTGGCGAGCACGGCGCTGACAAGCGCGTATGCACAGGCGCAGGGGGTGAAGGCCATCGATACCGTGGTGGTCATCTACGCCGAGAACCGCAGCTTCGATAACCTCTACGGACACTTTCCCGGCGCCAACGGCCTGCAGAACGTGACGCCGGAGATGGCCGTGCAGCACGACCGCGACGGCGCGGTGCTGGCCGAACTGCCGCCGGCGTGGGGCGGGCTGACCGCCAAGGGCGTGACGCCGCCGATCACGCAGGCGCAGAGCGAGCATCTGCCCAACAAGGTGTTCGCCATCGACGATCCGAACGGCTTCAATGCGCCGCTCAGCGTCACCACGCGCGACCTCTGGCATCGCTTCTACGAGAACCAGATGCAGATCGACGGCGGCAAGAACGACAAGTTCGTCGCCTATGCCGACGCCGGCGGTCTGGTGATGGGCTACTACGACGGCTCCAAGCTGCCGCTGTGGAGCGTGGCGCAGAAATACGTGCTCGCCGACAATTTCTTCCAGGGATCGTTCGGCGGCTCGTTCAGCAACCATTTCCAGCTCGTCTGCGCGTGCACGCCTTTCTATCCCGATGCCGACAAGAGCCCCGCGAAAGGCCTCATCTCGGTGGTCGAGGCCGACGGCGTCACGCTGACGCTGGCGTCCAATTCGCCGAAGTCGGCGATGGAAGGGCCGCCGAAATTCGTCAACAGCAGCAACCTGACGCCCGACTTCTACGCCATCAACACGATGCAACCGCCGTATCAGCCGAGCAACAACAAGCCGGCCGAGGGCGGCGACGCGCGCCTGGCCGATCCCAAGCTCGCGACGACGCTGCCGCCGCAGACGGAAAAGACGATCGGCGATCTTCTCAGCGAGAAGGGCGTGCAGTGGGCCTGGTATGCCGGCGCCTGGCAGGCGGCGCTCGACGGCAAAGGCGGCGCGCCGGTGCCGAATTTCCAATTCCACCATCAGCCGTTCAATTACTTCGTCCAGTACGCGCCGGGCACGGCGGCGCGCGCCGAGCATCTCAAGGACGGCGGCATGAACGGCGAAGCCTTTATCAAGGACATCGACGCCGGCAAGCTGCCGCCGGTCACCTTCTACAAGCCGCAGGGCAACCTCAACGAACATGCCGGCTACACCGACGTGGAATCCGGCGATAAGCACATCGCCGATGTCGTCGCGCATCTCGAGAAGAGCCCGCAATGGGGCCACATGTTGGTGGTCATCACCTACGACGAGAACGGCGGTTTCTGGGATCACGTCGCGCCGCCGAAGGCCGATCGTTGGGGCCCGGGCTCGCGCATTCCGGCCTTCATCATCTCGCCCTTCGCCAAGAAGGGCACGGTCGATCACACGCAGTACGATACGACGTCGATCCTGCGCTTCATCACCAAGCGTTTCGAGTTGCCGGTGCTGGCCGGATTGACCGCGCGCGACGCCGCGCTGAAAGCCAACGGCCAGGCCGCGCTGGGCGATCTCACCGCGGCGCTTGATCTGCCGCAATAGGATCGCGCGCGGTATACTTCACACCTGCCGGCGTAGGGCCGGCGGGTGTGACGCATGGACATCGACCAACTTCTCTATCGGCTCGCGGTCGCGCTCGGCATCGGTCTGTTGACCGGTCTCGAACGCGGCTGGCAGACGCGCGAGGCGATGCCCGGTTCGCGTGCGGCCGGCATCCGGACCTTCGCGCTGTGCGGCGTGCTGGGCGGGCTGACGGCGGCGCTCGGGCAGGCGACCGGCTCGGCCGAAGGCACGGCGCTGGTGCTCGGCATCGGCTTTGCCGCTTACGCGGCGGTGGTAGCGTTGTTCCAGCGCGAGGCCAACCGCGCGGCCGACACTTATTCCGCCACGACTTTGGTGGCCGCGCTGCTCACCTACATCCTCGGCGCCTATGCCGTGCTGGGCGACACACGCGTCGCCGCCGCGGCCGCGGTGGCGGTGACCGGCATCCTCGCGGCACGCGAGGACATGCATAGTCTGGTCGCGCGTCTCACCTGGCCCGAACTGCGCTCGACCTTGGTGCTGCTG from Pseudolabrys taiwanensis includes:
- a CDS encoding acid phosphatase; protein product: MKRSVLALALASTALTSAYAQAQGVKAIDTVVVIYAENRSFDNLYGHFPGANGLQNVTPEMAVQHDRDGAVLAELPPAWGGLTAKGVTPPITQAQSEHLPNKVFAIDDPNGFNAPLSVTTRDLWHRFYENQMQIDGGKNDKFVAYADAGGLVMGYYDGSKLPLWSVAQKYVLADNFFQGSFGGSFSNHFQLVCACTPFYPDADKSPAKGLISVVEADGVTLTLASNSPKSAMEGPPKFVNSSNLTPDFYAINTMQPPYQPSNNKPAEGGDARLADPKLATTLPPQTEKTIGDLLSEKGVQWAWYAGAWQAALDGKGGAPVPNFQFHHQPFNYFVQYAPGTAARAEHLKDGGMNGEAFIKDIDAGKLPPVTFYKPQGNLNEHAGYTDVESGDKHIADVVAHLEKSPQWGHMLVVITYDENGGFWDHVAPPKADRWGPGSRIPAFIISPFAKKGTVDHTQYDTTSILRFITKRFELPVLAGLTARDAALKANGQAALGDLTAALDLPQ
- a CDS encoding cytochrome-c peroxidase; translation: MAGAEDAGLTRHQAYARAAALEALGRRMFFDPSLSASGQMACASCHDPAHGFAPANALPVQRGGQDMRQPGLRAAPSLKYLQAVPPFTEHYFEADDEGDGSVDNGPTGGLTWDGRMDQRRDQALFPLFSAVEMANENADALAARARQAGFADDMRALYGSDIFNDGKKAAAAIGHALDVFQQSWRDFYPYSSKYDAYLAGRAQLSPQEARGLALFNDPAKGNCGNCHRSSPGNDGTPPQFTDYGLIAIGVPRNAAIPANADPKFFDLGVCGPLRTDLAGKPEYCGLFKTPSLRNVALRQSFFHNGKMHSLRDAVAFYVERDTDPGKWYPRDAAGHVRKFDDLPAQYQGNVNDEPPFGGKPGNTPRLSAQEIGDIVAFLGTLTDGYAR